In Parus major isolate Abel chromosome 19, Parus_major1.1, whole genome shotgun sequence, a genomic segment contains:
- the ZSWIM7 gene encoding zinc finger SWIM domain-containing protein 7, which translates to MDRSTLPAVAQELLREIKKAFQETSRVPDDLLLGLKFIFGPSAVPALDLVDQRSVTQVRSPSGRTLYQVLGSSGKLYTCYSSCHFCTCPAFEFSVLQKSESLLCKHILAVYLSQAMGACQELAVSEEQLTNILLAEEEDEG; encoded by the exons ATGGACAGGAGTACCTTGCCAGCAGTGGCACAAGAGCTCTTGAGAGAGATCAAAAAGGCTTTCCAGGAGACCTCACGGG TCCCTGATGACCTGCTGCTGGG ACTGAAGTTCATTTTTGGCCCATCTGCAGTCCCAGCTCTGGATCTGGTGGATCAGCGTTCTGTCACCCAGGTCAGGTCCCCCAGTGGAAGGACTCTCTACCAG GTCCTTGGAAGCTCAGGCAAACTCTACACCTGCTACAGCTCCTGCCACTTCTGCACGTGCCCTGCCTTTGAGTTTTCTGTGTTGCAGAAGAGTGAGAGCCTTCTG TGCAAACACATCCTGGCTGTCTACCTCAGCCAGGCCATGGGAGCCTGCCAGGAACTGGCTGTatctgaggagcagctcacaAACATCCTCCTggctgaggaagaggatgaaggATGA
- the TTC19 gene encoding tetratricopeptide repeat protein 19, mitochondrial isoform X1, producing the protein MAAAALPRALSRLCPRRCSALPRPAWTWGHRGHRRDSGTSTAGPARPRWARPAGTVLAFLGGLSFFPRDAEEDGENAIVLLLKRAKLSAMKGELAEAEQLLHQALRRAHQQENRQAIIYTYSMMGNVAYMQGQLDNAEKLYKATMSYMLAGDAKEDDNAILEMSLKLASIYAAQKQHKLAVAGYQFCILSLEEKIAKQKDLPEDVLSAEEKANTRLLLGMSLDSYARYLLNINELPAAQKVYEKALQISSDVQGETHPQLQKLPFSLLVQSVVLMNDLATVLDAQGHYEEALTYSRRAAELARDTQHPEEHVVLNNLAAILMHKEDFLQAKQVYKEALKQAQQKGDAAAVQHIQEELAELAKRRKGSK; encoded by the exons ATGGCGGCGGCGGCGTTGCCGCGGGCTCTGTCTCGGCTGTGTCCCCGGCGCTGCTCCGCCCTGCCCCGGCCCGCCTGGACCTGGGGACACCGCGGACACCGCAGGGACAGCGGTACCAGCACCGCGGGGCCGGCGCGGCCGCGCTGGGCACGGCCGGCCGGGACTGTGCTGGCCTTCCTTGGAG GGCTGTCCTTTTTCCCGCGGGACGCCGAGGAGGACGGCGAGAACGCCATCGTCCTGCTGCTGAAGAGAGCCAAG CTCAGCGCCATGAAGGGGGAGCTGGCCGAGGCcgagcagctcctgcaccagGCCCTGCGCCGGGCGCACCAGCAGGAGAACAGACAGGCCATCATCTACACCTACAGCATG ATGGGGAACGTGGCCTACATGCAGGGACAGCTGGACAAT GCAGAAAAGCTCTACAAAGCAACTATGAGCTATATGCTTGCAGGGGATGCAAAGGAG GATGACAACGCCATCCTTGAGATGTCCCTCAAGCTGGCCAGTATCTACGCTGCTCAGAAACA GCATAAATTAGCTGTAGCTGGCTACCAGTTCTGCATCCTGTCCTTAGAGGAGAAGATTGCCAAGCAGAAGGACTTGCCTGAGGATGTCTTATCAG ctgaagaaaaggCCAACACCCGGCTCCTGCTTGGGATGAGCCTGGACTCCTACGCCCGCTACCTCCTGAATATCAatgagctcccagcagcacagaaagtgTATGAGAAGGCTCTGCAGATATCAAGTGATGTTCAGGGAGAGACTCATCCACAG CTCCAGAagcttcccttttccctcctggtGCAGAGTGTGGTGCTGATGAATGACCTGGCCACGGTGCTGGACGCTCAGGGACACTACGAGGAGGCGCTCACCTacagcaggagggcagcagagctAGCAAGGGACACTCAGCACCCTGAGGAGCACGTGGTGCTCAATAATCTGGCAGCAATCCTGATGCACAAAG AAGATTTCCTGCAAGCAAAACAAGTGTACAAAGAAGCTCTCaagcaggcacagcagaaaggagatgctgctgctgtccagcatATCCAGGAGGAACTAGCTGAGCTGGCCAAGAGGAGAAAGGGCTCCAAATGA
- the TTC19 gene encoding tetratricopeptide repeat protein 19, mitochondrial isoform X2 produces MAAAALPRALSRLCPRRCSALPRPAWTWGHRGHRRDSGTSTAGPARPRWARPAGTVLAFLGGLSFFPRDAEEDGENAIVLLLKRAKLSAMKGELAEAEQLLHQALRRAHQQENRQAIIYTYSMMGNVAYMQGQLDNAEKLYKATMSYMLAGDAKEDDNAILEMSLKLASIYAAQKQHKLAVAGYQFCILSLEEKIAKQKDLPEDVLSAEEKANTRLLLGMSLDSYARYLLNINELPAAQKVYEKALQISSDVQGETHPQSVVLMNDLATVLDAQGHYEEALTYSRRAAELARDTQHPEEHVVLNNLAAILMHKEDFLQAKQVYKEALKQAQQKGDAAAVQHIQEELAELAKRRKGSK; encoded by the exons ATGGCGGCGGCGGCGTTGCCGCGGGCTCTGTCTCGGCTGTGTCCCCGGCGCTGCTCCGCCCTGCCCCGGCCCGCCTGGACCTGGGGACACCGCGGACACCGCAGGGACAGCGGTACCAGCACCGCGGGGCCGGCGCGGCCGCGCTGGGCACGGCCGGCCGGGACTGTGCTGGCCTTCCTTGGAG GGCTGTCCTTTTTCCCGCGGGACGCCGAGGAGGACGGCGAGAACGCCATCGTCCTGCTGCTGAAGAGAGCCAAG CTCAGCGCCATGAAGGGGGAGCTGGCCGAGGCcgagcagctcctgcaccagGCCCTGCGCCGGGCGCACCAGCAGGAGAACAGACAGGCCATCATCTACACCTACAGCATG ATGGGGAACGTGGCCTACATGCAGGGACAGCTGGACAAT GCAGAAAAGCTCTACAAAGCAACTATGAGCTATATGCTTGCAGGGGATGCAAAGGAG GATGACAACGCCATCCTTGAGATGTCCCTCAAGCTGGCCAGTATCTACGCTGCTCAGAAACA GCATAAATTAGCTGTAGCTGGCTACCAGTTCTGCATCCTGTCCTTAGAGGAGAAGATTGCCAAGCAGAAGGACTTGCCTGAGGATGTCTTATCAG ctgaagaaaaggCCAACACCCGGCTCCTGCTTGGGATGAGCCTGGACTCCTACGCCCGCTACCTCCTGAATATCAatgagctcccagcagcacagaaagtgTATGAGAAGGCTCTGCAGATATCAAGTGATGTTCAGGGAGAGACTCATCCACAG AGTGTGGTGCTGATGAATGACCTGGCCACGGTGCTGGACGCTCAGGGACACTACGAGGAGGCGCTCACCTacagcaggagggcagcagagctAGCAAGGGACACTCAGCACCCTGAGGAGCACGTGGTGCTCAATAATCTGGCAGCAATCCTGATGCACAAAG AAGATTTCCTGCAAGCAAAACAAGTGTACAAAGAAGCTCTCaagcaggcacagcagaaaggagatgctgctgctgtccagcatATCCAGGAGGAACTAGCTGAGCTGGCCAAGAGGAGAAAGGGCTCCAAATGA